In Arachis hypogaea cultivar Tifrunner chromosome 17, arahy.Tifrunner.gnm2.J5K5, whole genome shotgun sequence, a single window of DNA contains:
- the LOC112766900 gene encoding MLP-like protein 31 — MALSGKLSVEVTVQTPAAKYFNIFITQFHKFQNICERILQAKLHEGDNWHVPHSVKNWTLIVDGKPIKLKEKIEAIDKENKLMTYNFFDGDISKNYKVFKVFIQVFEKSDGGASVKITIEYEKINENVEAPYGFLEFFEKSAKDIDSHLLKA, encoded by the exons ATGGCGCTAAGTGGTAAACTTAGTGTTGAAGTTACGGTCCAAACACCAGCTGCAAAGTACTTCAACATCTTTATAACTCAATTCCACAAGTTTCAAAACATTTGTGAAAGAATCCTTCAAGCCAAGTTGCATGAAGGTGATAACTGGCATGTCCCTCATTCGGTTAAGAATTGGACTCTTATCGTAG atgGCAAGCCAATTAAGTTGAAGGAGAAAATTGAAGCTATTGACAAGGAGAACAAGTTAATGACATACAACTTTTTCGATGGAGACATAAGTAAGAACTATAAAGTCTTTAAGGTCTTTATTCAAGTGTTTGAAAAGAGTGATGGTGGTGCCTCAGTTAAAATCACTATTGAATACGAGAAAATCAATGAGAATGTTGAAGCTCCATATGGATTCTTGGAGTTCTTTGAGAAGAGTGCCAAAGATATTGATTCTCATCTTCTCAAGGCATAG